The genomic stretch TCTGCCGTTGGGATGGACAAGATTTTGATGAAAAAGGTATTCGCCCAAGAAGGGCTTCAGCAATGTTTATTCCGTTACTTCAACCGTACACAGTGGGAAAGAGATGCTTCCTTCTTCATCATGGAATGTGAGGTTGCTCTTGGTTACCCTTGCTTTATCAAGCCGGCTAATCTTGGTTCCAGCGTTGGTGTATCCAAAGCCAAAAACCGCGAAGAGCTTGTTGCTGCTGTTAACTATGCGTTCCGTTTTGACCGCAAGGTCATTGTCGAGGAGTTTGTAGATGGACGTGAAATCGAAGTTAGCGTACTGGGAAATGACGATGTCAAAGCATCCTTGCCTGGCGAAATTGCACCGTCCAATGAGTTCTATGATTACAAAGCTAAATATATAGACGGAAAGTCGACGATGCAAATACCGGCAATCCTATCGCCAGAAATAACAGAGTCTGTTCGTGAAATGGCCATTCGCGCTTTTCAGGCCATTGATGGCTCGGGTCTTTCCCGCGTCGATTTTTTCTTGCGCAAGCATGACAGCCAGCTGTTCATTAACGAGGTAAACACGCTGCCCGGCTTTACTCCAAATAGCATGTATCCGCTCATGTGGAAGGAAACCGGCGTTCCATATAAAGAATTGTTAAACACCTTAATCTCCCTAGCTCTCGCGCGGCATGCAGAGAAGCAGCGTATTGACTATATCGGTGACTCCGCAGGTTAAGGTTGATTGCAGGAACGAAATAAGCTAGTGATGTTACGCGAAAAATTAAAAAAATTCTCTTATACAAAGTTTTGAAGCAGGGCTCGAGCGAAAAGGCTTGGGTCCCATCCAAAATGAAAAATAAGGAGTTTTTTTCATATTTGATGGGACAAGTTGAATAGGCAAACAGGTACATGAGCAGACTTTACTCGGAAAAACTCCAACTAATTTTAGCTTTGCTAGGTTACGGACGAGGTCAGCTCTGGATTAAAGGCTGTTGTTTGGTTATTTAGGAGAAAAGCTCAGCTAATCGCAGCCATATTCGGTTGAGACTAACTACGTACAATGCACAAAGTACAGTAGAAACCTAACATAGCTGCTCCTTTCAAGCGCTACATTGTAAAAATGCATCAGAAATAGCAATAAAACAAGGAAAAAGGCTCATATTGGATGATTCTGTTGTACAAAGTGCAGTGTAGCAGAGTTCCCAAGAGAAAAGGGGCGATTCTACTGTACAAAGTACAGCGTAGCGGAGCCCCAAGTGTGAAAAGGTAATTTAACTGTGCAAAGTAAGTCAGTAAGAGTATGTGCATAAGTAAGTAAGTAAGTAAGTAAGTAAGTAAGTAAGTAAGTAAGTAAGTAAGTAAGTAAGTAAGTAAGTAAGTAAGTAAGTTTACCTGTGTGTGTACGTGTATAGTGGCTATAGAGAGCAAATTACCCTAAAACTAATCAGGTCTCAGCAAACGTAAAGCGTGTCCCGCAGGGACGAAAGCGTTCCTCAGCAAATGTGGTTCCCGAGTGACTATTTGTGACTGACCGTTAGTCCAATTGCGGGAGTCCAGAGGGTGCAACCCATGGGGCCCTCCCTTGGAAGGGAGGGTTTGGGAGGGTTCGAAACGCTTTTGAAGGCCAGGTGGAAATTTCACTGAAAGGAGGGAAACCATATGGGTTTTGCAACTGAGTTTAATTCTGTGTGCAAATTTAAGTCCGAGCAAGAGTTGTATGAATTGTTAGAGTACGGTCGGGGCAAAATGGTAAAGAGCGGCTTTCGCGTATTTCCAACTGGCCAGAAAGTCATTGCTTATACGCCTGGCAACGAGGCGATTGGGATTGTCCGCATCTTAGCTTCTATCGCAGAGATCAACTTCCAGGGCGAAGAAGTGACACAGGTGGAGATGGAGCTCGTGAGAAAGCTGACAGACGAAGAAGCAAGAGTGCAAACAGCGCTTGCTTTTGAAATGTTTTTTGGAGAGAAGGCTTAATCAATGATCGTTAGATTAGGCTTTGTGGCGATGAGCCTGCAGCTAGAGAATGCTTCTCCATCGAGAACGATGACTTATACAAACTTCTCCAAGCTGGATGATCGCGAAGCGGGCATTCGAAAGCTGGAGAGAATTGCAGAGGAAAATTTGCGAAGCACACTGCGTATTTTGAAGCATTGCAAGGCAAGCGGCATTCAAATGTACCGATTTTCGTCCAAGCTAATCCCGCTTGCAACGCATGAGGAATTAGTGGATTGGAATCCCTTTGAGGCACTTGCTCCAGCCTTTCAGGAGGTTGGCGACTTTGTGCGAAGGAATGGGCTGCGCGTTTCCTTTCATCCGGATCACTTCTGCGTGTTTAGCACGCCAAGACCTGAGGTGCTGAGAAAGTCTGAGCTGGATTTGCGGAATCATGTGCTGATGCTGGAAGCGATGGGACTTGACGAAGCAACGAAGTGCAATATACATATAGGCGGAGCTTATGGCGACAAGGCAGCAGCTGCGGAACGATTCGTTCATCAGTTTAATGCTCTGTCGCCTCGTCTTAAACAGCGGGTAACGCTTGAAAATGATGATAAAACGTTCAACGTAAGGGAAACGCTTGAGGCAGCAGAGCAAGCGGGTATTCCTATGGTGCTGGATATTCATCATCATGCGGTTAATTCTGGTGATGTGGATGAGGATGAGCTGTACAATGGCTTATGGCCGCGTATTGTGCGAACCTGGCAGAAGGAAGGCGAGAGATTGGGCTATTCAAGCGCAAGCCAGCTTCCTCCTAAAATTCATGCCTCTAGTCCAAAAAGCATATCCGAGCCGCGTGCTCATGCAGAATTTGTAGAGGCCGAGCAGCTCGTACGATTTCTGCGTAATGCCGCCCGCAATACCGAGTATTTGGATTGTATGCTGGAAGCCAAAAGCAAGGATGAGGCCTTGATGAAGCTCATTGAGGATTTAAAGCTGATGGAATCCAGCGAAGAGGGCATTAAAGTGTTGGATGGCGGATGCGTAGAAATCGCTGCTCAGCATTAATGGTTGCATGCAAGCACCGTCAGGGCGTATTCTTGACGGTGCTTGTATGCTTACAGCTGCTGCGGACGCTAGGCACAACAAGATGCTTATTAAACGAAAAGGTGATAGCTTCATGGAATGGATACTTCTTGTCTTACTTGGCGTTGTAGCTGCGATGTTTGGCAGCATTGTCGGATTAGGCGGCGGCATTATTATCGTCCCAGCTCTTATGCTGCTTGGACCCGTGCTTATCGGTGATGATATCGGACATGCTACAGCTGTTGGCATATCGCTTACTGTCCTCGTCGTAACAGCACTTGCTTCCACGATGAGCTATACCAAACGAAAAATTGTCGATTTTCGTACCGGTGGTTTGTTTTTCATAACGAGTGGACCAGCTGCGATGCTCGGCTCTGCGCTTACAGGCAAGCTGCCCGCTGGTGTTTTTCAGCTTGTATTCGGTGTTTTTATGCTGCTGATGGCATCGCTGCTTATCGCTCGTGACTATATGAAACCGTTTTCGAAGCAATGGCCGATTGTTCGAACGTTAACGGATGCAAAGGGTGAGGTACATACCTACAGCTATGGCATCATACCGGTTTTGTTGATTGGCTTTGGAGTTGGATTAATGTCAGGGCTGTTCGGTATCGGAGGAGGCTCATTATTCGTGCCGTTAATGGTACTGCTGTTTCGCTTTCCGCCTCATATGGCGACGGCAACATCTATGTTTGTCATATTTCTATCATCGATACTGGGCAGCGGGATGCATGTCTATTTGGGAGAAACGGATTGGCTGCTGGTGCTTGCGCTCGTTCCAGGAGCATGGATTGGCGGTAAGCTAGGAGCCGCTATCGCAGTGAAAATGAGCGGAAAAGGGCTATTATGGCTGCTCAGAGTGACACTTCTTTTACTGGCAGCCCAATTAATCATTGAAGGCTTGCAATCATTTTGATATGGTGAAGATACTTATATGCGAAACTTGCTAGTCGCTCCACACGTAATAGACGATAACATGAATGGAAAAGTTTATAAATTACTATAGAGGGAAGAGTGATGGATGTGAAAGACCAGAACAATGCTTCCGTCGTAGGCGGGAAAAGCTTTACTGCTGTAGCCATTAATTGCGCATCGAAAGCGGGAGAATGGATTCAGACGCGATTGGGGAATTTTGCGAGCCTTGATTTAAAATATTCCTCGCATGACCTTGTGACAGAGATAGACAAGGGTTCCGAGCGCTTAATCAAAAAACTAATTATGACTCATTTTCCAAATCACTCGTTTCTTGGCGAGGAAGGTGTTGAGCCTGGACCTGCGGCCTCTACACGTGCGCTTGAAGATATTAGAGATGCTGAATATTTGTGGATCGTCGATCCCATCGACGGCACGACCAACTTCGTTCACGGGTTTCCTTATTTCTGCGTGTCGATTGCGCTCGCTCACAACGGCGAAGTTATTGTAGGCGTCGTATATGATCCAATGAGAGATGAGCTATTTGTCGCGGAGAAGGGCAAGGGCGCTTACGTTCATGGCAAAAGAATGCAGGTTTCCAAGGATGATACGCTGCGCAACAGCTTAGTGGCAACCGGGCTTCCTGCGGATCATCATTATGCGCTTCCACTCAATTTGAAAGGGATACAGGCTATTGCTCCGCAGGTTCGTAACCTTAGGATTGCAGGATCTGCCGCTCTGCATATGGCATATGTCGCAGCAGGCCGTCTAAGCGGCTTCTGGGAGATCGGCCTGAGCAGCTGGGATCTTGCCGCAGGCTCTTTGCTCGTGCAGGAGTCAGGCGGGGTGGTAAGCAGTACGCTTGGCAAGCCGTATGATCTAGGCGTTCGCAATGTTGTAGCATCAAACGTACTTATTCAAGATGAGCTTATCGCCGCGCTTGCTGAAGCGGAAGCAAACGAATAATGGCCAAGGGACAACGCTCTGCAATGCATGCAGAATCGTTGTCCTTCTCTGTTTTTAATAGACAAGCGAGGTGGGAATTAATGAAAGCAGGAAAGCGATTAGCCGTTATTTTGATGACAACGCTATGTGTTACGATACTGGCTGCATGCGAATCGAATAAGGCTTCTGAAACACCGACATCTACGAATGAGGCAGCAAATAAGCCGCAGGAAACGCCAATCGACGAGGAAAACAAGGTGTCAGAGGAGCCGGGTTCTACGGATGCTGCATATACCGTACTTGCAGAGAAGCTTCGTATTCCATGGGTCATTGCATTTGATCACGACATTGTCTATATTAGCGAGCGCGAAGGAAATATTGTGAAGGTTGACGACGATCGCATGACGCGCCAAGCGGTTCAGCTGCAAAAAGGCGTGCATGAGCTTGGTGAAGGCGGGTTTTTAGGCTTTGTGCTGGCACCGGATTTTGAACAGACCAAGTTGGCCTATGCTTACCATACCTATGAAGAGAAGGGGAAGATTTTGAACCGAGTCGTCCTCATTAAGCAGGATGGCGAGCTGTGGAATGAGGTGCGTCCGCTGCTTGAGGGAATACCTGGAGCTGCTAATCATGATGGCGGGCGGATGGCGATTGGACCGGATCAAATGCTCTACGTGACAACGGGAGATGCTCAGCAGCGTGAGCTCGCACAGGATAAGGATAGTCTTGCGGGCAAAATTTTGAGAATGAAGCTTGACGGCAAGGTGCCTGAAGACAACCCATTCCCAGACTCCTATGTTTACTCTTATGGGCACCGCAATCCGCAGGGACTTGTATGGAATCATGAAGGCGTCATGTTTAATACGGAGCATGGCCCATCGGGAACGCCAGGCGGACATGATGAAATTAACATCATTGAAGCAGGCGGCAATTACGGCTGGCCGGCGATTTATGGAGGAGCTGCGCAAGCGGGGATGATCACACCAATCTATCACTCCGGTGAACAAGCCATAGCTCCATCAGGAGCGACCGTCGATAAGAGCAATCGGATGCTAATTGCGACTTTGATGGGTGGAGCAATCTATCGATATGACCCGGAAACTAAGGATATGTCCATCCTATTCGAAGGAGAGGGCAGACTTCGCGATGTGTCCATCAAAGATGGGCGCATCTACGTGATTACGAATAATACGGATGGGCGAGGCAGTCCGTCACAGGATGATGATCGTCTGCTGCTATTAAAGGTATCGGAGTAGCGTTTATTAATGGCATAGTTCACAGCAAAAAAAACGAGCAGACCACCGTGGTCTGCTCGTTTTTCGCTGCTAAAGCTATTATAGTTTAGCGAATGAATGATTAATGGCTTGAATCGTTTCGTCAATGTCGGCCTCTGTGTGTGCTGTTGTGAAGAACCATGCTTCATATTTGGAAGGAGCAAGATTGATGCCTTGATCAAGCATGAGCTTAAAGAATCGTCCGAACAATTCACCGTCTGTATCCTGTGCCTCATCATAGTTTGTTACCTTATGGTCGCAGAAATGCGCTGAGAAGGAGCCGCGAATTTGATTGATCGTAAGCGGGATGCCGTACTGTCTAGCGGCAGCATGCAAACCTGTCGCCAGTTTAGTAGCAAGTGCGCTCATTCTGTCATAGATGCCTTGCTCCTGCAGCAGCTCCAAGCAGGCGATGCCAGCAGAGATGGAGGCGGGATTGCCTGCCATCGTCCCTGCTTGATAGGCGGGCCCAAGCGGAGCGACCTGCTCCATGATTTCACGGCGACCGCCGTATGCGCCTATTGGCAGACCGCCGCCGATGATTTTGCCAAGCGCAGTGAGGTCGGGCTCGATTGCCTGATGATCTGAGAAGGCGGCATATGTCTGTGCAGACCCATAGTGGAATCTGAAGGCGCTGATGACCTCATCATAGATAACGAGTGCTCCAGCATCGCGAGTAAGCTTGCAGAGGCCTTCTAGGAAGCCCTCATGCGGCATGACCATCCCGAAGTTGCCGACAATCGGCTCGACCATAACGGCGGCTGTCTCATGCCCCCAGCGCG from Paenibacillus sp. FSL H8-0548 encodes the following:
- the uvsE gene encoding UV DNA damage repair endonuclease UvsE → MIVRLGFVAMSLQLENASPSRTMTYTNFSKLDDREAGIRKLERIAEENLRSTLRILKHCKASGIQMYRFSSKLIPLATHEELVDWNPFEALAPAFQEVGDFVRRNGLRVSFHPDHFCVFSTPRPEVLRKSELDLRNHVLMLEAMGLDEATKCNIHIGGAYGDKAAAAERFVHQFNALSPRLKQRVTLENDDKTFNVRETLEAAEQAGIPMVLDIHHHAVNSGDVDEDELYNGLWPRIVRTWQKEGERLGYSSASQLPPKIHASSPKSISEPRAHAEFVEAEQLVRFLRNAARNTEYLDCMLEAKSKDEALMKLIEDLKLMESSEEGIKVLDGGCVEIAAQH
- a CDS encoding inositol monophosphatase family protein, coding for MDVKDQNNASVVGGKSFTAVAINCASKAGEWIQTRLGNFASLDLKYSSHDLVTEIDKGSERLIKKLIMTHFPNHSFLGEEGVEPGPAASTRALEDIRDAEYLWIVDPIDGTTNFVHGFPYFCVSIALAHNGEVIVGVVYDPMRDELFVAEKGKGAYVHGKRMQVSKDDTLRNSLVATGLPADHHYALPLNLKGIQAIAPQVRNLRIAGSAALHMAYVAAGRLSGFWEIGLSSWDLAAGSLLVQESGGVVSSTLGKPYDLGVRNVVASNVLIQDELIAALAEAEANE
- a CDS encoding sulfite exporter TauE/SafE family protein; protein product: MEWILLVLLGVVAAMFGSIVGLGGGIIIVPALMLLGPVLIGDDIGHATAVGISLTVLVVTALASTMSYTKRKIVDFRTGGLFFITSGPAAMLGSALTGKLPAGVFQLVFGVFMLLMASLLIARDYMKPFSKQWPIVRTLTDAKGEVHTYSYGIIPVLLIGFGVGLMSGLFGIGGGSLFVPLMVLLFRFPPHMATATSMFVIFLSSILGSGMHVYLGETDWLLVLALVPGAWIGGKLGAAIAVKMSGKGLLWLLRVTLLLLAAQLIIEGLQSF
- a CDS encoding D-alanine--D-alanine ligase — its product is MGSKIRVGLVYGGKSGEHEVSLQTAYAVMGEFDYSKYEIKPFYITKQGEWKTGAALDGRPANIEELRIDASESKQTGFALAPLFAGVNADSSTDHEEPRIDVVFPLLHGTFGEDGTIQGLFEMANIPYVGAGVLASAVGMDKILMKKVFAQEGLQQCLFRYFNRTQWERDASFFIMECEVALGYPCFIKPANLGSSVGVSKAKNREELVAAVNYAFRFDRKVIVEEFVDGREIEVSVLGNDDVKASLPGEIAPSNEFYDYKAKYIDGKSTMQIPAILSPEITESVREMAIRAFQAIDGSGLSRVDFFLRKHDSQLFINEVNTLPGFTPNSMYPLMWKETGVPYKELLNTLISLALARHAEKQRIDYIGDSAG
- a CDS encoding PQQ-dependent sugar dehydrogenase — protein: MKAGKRLAVILMTTLCVTILAACESNKASETPTSTNEAANKPQETPIDEENKVSEEPGSTDAAYTVLAEKLRIPWVIAFDHDIVYISEREGNIVKVDDDRMTRQAVQLQKGVHELGEGGFLGFVLAPDFEQTKLAYAYHTYEEKGKILNRVVLIKQDGELWNEVRPLLEGIPGAANHDGGRMAIGPDQMLYVTTGDAQQRELAQDKDSLAGKILRMKLDGKVPEDNPFPDSYVYSYGHRNPQGLVWNHEGVMFNTEHGPSGTPGGHDEINIIEAGGNYGWPAIYGGAAQAGMITPIYHSGEQAIAPSGATVDKSNRMLIATLMGGAIYRYDPETKDMSILFEGEGRLRDVSIKDGRIYVITNNTDGRGSPSQDDDRLLLLKVSE
- a CDS encoding glutamate-1-semialdehyde 2,1-aminomutase, whose amino-acid sequence is MTIKRPNSEKLYEEALLHIVGGVNSPSRSYKAVGGGAPVFMKRGAGAYFWDVDDNRYIDYLAAYGPIITGHAHPHITEAIIRAAQDGTLYGTPTELEIKLARMLKEAIPSLDKVRFVNSGTEAVMSTIRVARAYTKKSKIIKFAGCYHGHSDLVLVAAGSGPSTLGIPDSAGVPASIASEVITVPFNDLPALEAALARWGHETAAVMVEPIVGNFGMVMPHEGFLEGLCKLTRDAGALVIYDEVISAFRFHYGSAQTYAAFSDHQAIEPDLTALGKIIGGGLPIGAYGGRREIMEQVAPLGPAYQAGTMAGNPASISAGIACLELLQEQGIYDRMSALATKLATGLHAAARQYGIPLTINQIRGSFSAHFCDHKVTNYDEAQDTDGELFGRFFKLMLDQGINLAPSKYEAWFFTTAHTEADIDETIQAINHSFAKL